Below is a window of Congzhengia minquanensis DNA.
AAACCATTTTAGACATTGGTTGCGGGCCGGGCAACAGCACGGCTGTTTTGCGCAAAAAATATCCCAATGCCAAAATTCTTGGGATTGATGTTTCGGAGAATATGATTGAAACCGCAAAAAAAACATATCCCGACATAGAGTTTTTACTTTTAGACGCGGGAAAGGATTTAGATAAACTTAACAGAACGTTCGACGCGGCGTTTTCCAACGCCTGTATTCAATGGATTCCCAACCACCGCGCTCTGATCCCCAGTATGCTGTCTGTTTTAAATGTGGGCGGCGTGCTGGCCGTTCAAATGCCCATGAACTATGACGAACCCATTCACCAGATCATCGGCAGGCTGGCCGCAAGTGACCGGTGGCGGGAAAAGCTGGGCACACCGCGGGTGTTTCACAATCTGCCCCAGGGGGAATATTTCGATTTGCTGGCAGAACATGCAAGCGATTTTACCATGTGGCAAACGACCTATTTCCACCGCATGGCCTCGCATGATGCCATTATGGAATGGTATTCAGGCACAGGCCTGCGTCCATATCTAAACGCGCTGGCCGACGAAGCTGACCGCGCGCGCTTTTACAAAGAAGTGTTTGATGAGGTAAAACAAGCCTATCCGATGCAGGAAAACGGTGAAATTATTTTCCGGTTTCCGCGGCTGTTTTTCACGGCTGTTAAATAAGGAGGAAGCGGTTTCGCTTCCTCCTTATTATTTTGCGTTTGCTTTCACATATTTTACAGGTACATCCATACGTTGTGCGGTTTCCTCTACGGTCATGCCGCTGTTTAAAAACCGTTTGCACACAAGCTTCATGTTTTCGCCTACTTCAATAATATGCCCGTCCGGGTCGTAAAACCGCACCACCCGCTGTCCCCACCGGTGCTCGAACACGGGATGCACATAGGTGATGGAGCCTAATGCTTCCAGCTTTTTTATAAATCCGTCAAAATCGTCTTCTTCAAAGCAGATTTCCGTGTCGTTACCACAAAACCGAATTTCATCTTGGCCCTTCTGCAAAAATTCCGACCAGGTTTCTATGGTCTGCAGTGCCACCCCGCCTGTTAAGGTCACGTTGGCGCCGAAATCTAAAATTATCTTTAAACCAAGCACCTCTTTATAAAATTGTTTCGAAACCTCTAAATCTTTTACCGCTAAAAGCGGACACTGATATTTCATTTAAAATTTCCTCCTTTTTCTTTTGTGCCCATCAGAGGCAGACGCAAAACCTCACTGGACAAAATGGAAATGGCCTGTCCCGTCCATATGGTATAAAATTTCCGTTTCCAGTTTTTGTTCATTTGCTTCTCCTAAATCAGTTCTAAAAATTTTTTAAAGGCTGTGGGCAGTGCAATTTCGTTTAAAAGCTGGTCTTGCGTTACCCAGATAAGGGAGTTTACATTGTTTTTTACCCTAAAGCAGTAGCACGTCATGTCCCATTCAATGTGGGTAAAAATGTGCTTGCGCTTTGCAGACTGCAAAATATTCGCCGGAGCAAATCCCTCCTCTTCCAGCATTGACGCGGCCTGATTCACAGTCAGTGCGCCCAAAACGTTGGGCAATTCCCACATGCCGGCCAAAAGCCCTTGCTCCGGCCGTTTGTTTAACGCAATTTTTCCGCCGCATTTCAGCAAGAACACCGTGCGTTTTTCCTTTTTTCGTGCGGCTTTTGCCGGACGGACAGGAAGCGCAAGCTGGGTGCCGTTTGCATGTGCCCTGCAAAAGCCGTTTGCCGGGCACACAGAGCAGTTTGGCGCGCCGTTGGGGATACATACCGTTGCGCCAAGCTCCATGAGGCTTTGCGTAAAATCGCCGCAGCGGCCCTTAGGATAGCAGGCCGCCAGCGCGCGGGAAATTTCCTTTTTCACGGCGGGCTGGTGAATGGGGGCAAACAGCTCGGTGATCCGCGTAACTACCCGCAGCACATTGCCGTCCACCGCGGGGGTGGGAAGATTAAAGCAGATTGACGCCACCGCTCCGGCGGTATAGTCCCCCACGCCCGGCAGGGACAAAATGTCTTCATACGTTTGCGGAAACACGCCGCCGAACTTTTCCACAATGGTAATTGCGGCCTTTTTTAAGTTTTTTGCCCGGGTATAATAGCCCAGCCCCTCCCACAGCTTAAAAAGCTGATCGTCCGGCGCGGCAGCCAAAGCGGATATGGTGGGCAGGTCATTTAAAAACCTTGTGTAATATTGTTTTACGGCCTCAACCCGCGTTTGCTGAAGCATAATTTCTGAAAGCCACACGCGGTAGGGGTCGGTCGTTTCCCGCCAGGGCAGGGGCCGGGCATTTTTTTCATACCAGGCCAGCAGTGCTTCCGGCAGGCGGGCAATTTGTTTTTTTATTGTTTCTTCCATTTGGATCTCCTATTGTTATACACCTTAATACGTAACTTTTGTTTTGCAAAAGTTTTTATTGAAATCTTATTATAAAAACCCAATTTTATTGTACAATAAAATATGGTAGTTGTCAAACTTTTGCTTGATTTCCCATAAAACCTGTAGTATAATAGGAATTAAGAAACTACGGAAAAGGAGAGATAAATTTATGCTGGTTTCGACGAAAGGGCGCTATGCGCTGCGGGTAATGATTGATTTGGCGGAAAACAGCACAGGCGGGTTTATTCCGCTGAAAGACATTGCAGGCAGACAGGATATTTCGGAAAAATATTTAGAAAACATTATTTCCATGCTGACCAAGGCGGGGATGCTGGAAGGGCTTCGCGGCAAAGGCGGCGGCTATAAGCTGACTCAGACGCCGGAGCATTACACCGTGGGCAGCATTTTAAAAGTAACTGAGGGATCGTTAGCGCCGGTGAGCTGTTTGGCGGAGGACTCGAACAGCTGCAAAAACGCATCGGACTGCAAAACCCTGCCCATGTGGAAGCGTCTGGACAAAATGATTGACGATTTTTTTGAGGGAATTACCTTAGCCGATATTGCCTTTCCTAACCACGGTGGCGGCGACTATGTGATTTAAAAAAATTTATATTTTCCTATTGACAAGATAGGAAATTCGTGTTATAATCACTATAAACCTATAGGAAAGGTGGGATTTGTGTGACACTTCTTTTTGAAGCACTGCTCCGCATGAATTTCCGTTTCGGTCGAATGTGTGTTGTGAGGAATGCAAAACAACATTTATAATTTGAAAGGAACGGTTAATATGACAGAGAAAAAACAATATAAATTTGAAACCATTCAGGTGCACGCAGGCCAGGAGGAACCCGACAGCGCAACGGGCGCAAGGGCTGTGCCCATTTATGCCACCACGTCGTATGTTTTTGAAAACAGCGCCCAGGCGGCGGGGCGGTTTGCCCTTTCAGAGGGCGGGAACATTTATACCAGGCTTATGAATCCCACCACAGACGTGTTTGAAAAGCGCATTGCGGCCTTAGAGGGCGGTGCAGCGGCCTTGGCCACAGCTTCTGGCAGCGCTGCAATTGCCTATGCAGTGCAGAACATTGCGGCATGCGGCGACCACATTGTGTCGTCGAAATCGGTTTACGGCGGTACATATAATCTGTTTGCCAACACACTGCCGGAGTTTGGCATTACCACCACCTTTGTGGACGGCAGCAAACCGGAAAATTTTGAAAAGGCCATTCAAAAAAATACAAAAGCGGTTTATTTAGAGTCACTTGGAAACCCCAATTCGGATATAATAGATTTAGAGGCCGTAGCAAGCCTCGCCCACCGAAACGGAATTCCTGTGATTGTTGACAACACTTTTGCAACGCCTTTCCTGTTCCGTCCG
It encodes the following:
- a CDS encoding VOC family protein is translated as MKYQCPLLAVKDLEVSKQFYKEVLGLKIILDFGANVTLTGGVALQTIETWSEFLQKGQDEIRFCGNDTEICFEEDDFDGFIKKLEALGSITYVHPVFEHRWGQRVVRFYDPDGHIIEVGENMKLVCKRFLNSGMTVEETAQRMDVPVKYVKANAK
- a CDS encoding RrF2 family transcriptional regulator → MLVSTKGRYALRVMIDLAENSTGGFIPLKDIAGRQDISEKYLENIISMLTKAGMLEGLRGKGGGYKLTQTPEHYTVGSILKVTEGSLAPVSCLAEDSNSCKNASDCKTLPMWKRLDKMIDDFFEGITLADIAFPNHGGGDYVI
- a CDS encoding methyltransferase domain-containing protein, with the translated sequence MADWNADQYLKFRAQRTQPAVDLAEKIGLANPETILDIGCGPGNSTAVLRKKYPNAKILGIDVSENMIETAKKTYPDIEFLLLDAGKDLDKLNRTFDAAFSNACIQWIPNHRALIPSMLSVLNVGGVLAVQMPMNYDEPIHQIIGRLAASDRWREKLGTPRVFHNLPQGEYFDLLAEHASDFTMWQTTYFHRMASHDAIMEWYSGTGLRPYLNALADEADRARFYKEVFDEVKQAYPMQENGEIIFRFPRLFFTAVK
- the mutY gene encoding A/G-specific adenine glycosylase, giving the protein MEETIKKQIARLPEALLAWYEKNARPLPWRETTDPYRVWLSEIMLQQTRVEAVKQYYTRFLNDLPTISALAAAPDDQLFKLWEGLGYYTRAKNLKKAAITIVEKFGGVFPQTYEDILSLPGVGDYTAGAVASICFNLPTPAVDGNVLRVVTRITELFAPIHQPAVKKEISRALAACYPKGRCGDFTQSLMELGATVCIPNGAPNCSVCPANGFCRAHANGTQLALPVRPAKAARKKEKRTVFLLKCGGKIALNKRPEQGLLAGMWELPNVLGALTVNQAASMLEEEGFAPANILQSAKRKHIFTHIEWDMTCYCFRVKNNVNSLIWVTQDQLLNEIALPTAFKKFLELI